One region of Ananas comosus cultivar F153 linkage group 9, ASM154086v1, whole genome shotgun sequence genomic DNA includes:
- the LOC109715516 gene encoding aquaporin PIP2-4-like — MAKDAGEGGEFAAKDYADPPPAALVDAAELGRWSLYRAAIAEFVATLLFLYVTVATVIGYKHQSDPNLSPAAACAGVGILGIAWAFGGMIFILVYCTAGISGGHINPAVTFGLLLARKVSLVRALLYMVAQCLGAVCGVGLVKGFQKAFFVRYGGGANELAAGYSKGTGLAAEIIGTFVLVYTVFSATDPKRSARDSHVPVLAPLPIGFAVFMVHLATIPITGTGINPARSFGAAVIYNQDKAWDDQWIFWAGPFIGAAIAAAYHQYVLRAGAVKALSSFRSFNA; from the exons ATGGCGAAGGACGCTGGGGAGGGGGGCGAGTTCGCGGCGAAGGACTACGCGGACCCGCCCCCGGCGGCGCTGGTGGACGCGGCGGAGCTGGGGCGGTGGTCGCTGTACCGCGCGGCGATCGCCGAGTTCGTCGCCACGCTCCTCTTTCTCTACGTCACCGTCGCCACCGTCATCGGCTACAAGCACCAGTCCGATCCCAACCTGAGCCCCGCCGCCGCGTGCGCCGGGGTCGGGATCCTCGGGATCGCCTGGGCCTTCGGGGGGATGATCTTCATCCTCGTCTACTGCACGGCCGGGATCTCGG GTGGTCACATTAACCCGGCGGTGACGTTCGGGCTGTTGCTGGCACGGAAGGTGTCGCTGGTGCGGGCGCTGCTGTACATGGTCGCGCAGTGCCTGGGTGCTGTCTGCGGCGTGGGGCTGGTGAAGGGCTTCCAGAAGGCCTTCTTCGTCCGGTACGGCGGCGGCGCCAACGAGCTCGCCGCCGGCTACTCCAAGGGCACGGGGCTCGCCGCCGAGATCATCGGAACGTTCGTTCTCGTCTATACCGTTTTCTCCGCCACCGACCCCAAGCGCAGCGCTCGCGACTCCCACGTCCCG GTTTTGGCTCCCCTTCCGATCGGCTTCGCCGTGTTCATGGTCCACCTGGCCACTATTCCAATCACCGGAACCGGGATCAACCCGGCGCGGAGCTTCGGCGCCGCCGTGATCTACAACCAAGACAAAGCCTGGGATGATCAG tggATCTTCTGGGCGGGGCCGTTCATCGGGGCGGCGATCGCGGCGGCGTACCACCAGTATGTGCTGAGGGCTGGGGCAGTGAAGGCCTTGAGCTCCTTCCGGAGCTTCAATGcatga
- the LOC109715519 gene encoding uncharacterized protein LOC109715519 codes for MSGQGRSVSIHSSRFFSPGGEPAGPVGPGGDEFDESEIWGSPVEPGPAEPGLNPLHRARPGRRKPERAGAPVTAPCSLPVNIPDWSKILGGEYKGKEWSEAEAEEEEKEEERGEDTAGMVPPHVWVWRNRPASCSVREGLGRTLKGRDLNRVRNAIWAKIGFQD; via the coding sequence ATGTCAGGACAGGGCCGCTCCGTGTCGATCCACTCGAGCCGGTTCTTCTCGCCCGGTGGCGAACCGGCCGGCCCGGTTGGACCGGGCGGGGACGAGTTCGACGAGTCGGAGATCTGGGGGAGCCCGGTCGAGCCGGGGCCGGCCGAGCCGGGGCTCAATCCGCTGCATCGGGCCCGGCCCGGTCGGAGAAAACCGGAGAGGGCCGGGGCTCCGGTCACCGCGCCGTGCTCGCTCCCGGTGAACATACCGGACTGGTCGAAGATACTCGGCGGCGAGTACAAGGGCAAGGAGTGgtcggaggcggaggcggaggaggaggagaaggaggaggagaggggtgaGGATACCGCGGGGATGGTCCCGCCGCACGTGTGGGTTTGGCGGAACCGGCCCGCGTCGTGCTCGGTTCGCGAAGGGTTGGGCCGGACCCTGAAGGGCCGGGACCTGAACCGGGTCCGGAACGCGATTTGGGCGAAAATCGGGTtccaagattaa